A genome region from Magnolia sinica isolate HGM2019 chromosome 8, MsV1, whole genome shotgun sequence includes the following:
- the LOC131254305 gene encoding uncharacterized protein LOC131254305, protein MWSLMNEYGGSSCRCQSWLQRLGIWVSFSPWPTPSIVKWTRPNGGSIKLNVDGSTLDKPGRSGGGGVCRNHNGDFVFAFSVHYDIGSNTKAELRAVYNGLLLCSEFGFSQIEVKSVSLSMVALLNGLMDLGWHWGYWLQRIERLRAVGSVTFIHILREGNIPAYGMARSGSSSQSSFYTRHAADLPPKIRGAIFLDKVGLRAFRGPPSPSPSPSR, encoded by the coding sequence ATGTGGTCTTTGATGAACGAGTATGGTGGATCCTCCTGCCGTTGCCAGTCGTGGCTGCAAAGGCTTGGTATTTGGGTTTCCTTCTCCCCCTGGCCCACCCCTTCAATCGTGAAATGGACCCGGCCTAACGGGGGCTCAATTAAGCTCAATGTGGATgggtccaccttggataaacCTGGGAGATCAGGTGGAGGAGGTGTCTGTAGAAATCATAATGGGGACTTCGTTTTCGCGTTCTCAGTGCACTACGACATCGGCTCTAACACCAAAGCCGAACTCAGAGCTGTGTACAACGGGTTGCTGCTCTGTTCAGAGTTTGGCTTCAGCCAAATTGAGGTCAAATCTGTTTCTTTGTCTATGGTGGCGCTTCTCAATGGCTTGATGGATCTAGGATGGCACTGGGGCTACTGGCTTCAGAGGATTGAGAGGCTGAGGGCAGTCGGATCGGTAACGTTCATCCACATCCTCAGGGAGGGCAACATCCCAGCATATGGGATGGCCCGTTCGGGGTCCTCCTCCCAGAGTTCCTTCTATACGCGGCACGCTGCGGACCTCCCACCAAAGATTAGAGGTGCGATTTTCCTCGACAAGGTGGGGCTTAGAGCCTTTAGAGGCCCTCCTTCCCCAAGTCCCAGCCCTAGTAGATAG
- the LOC131253419 gene encoding protein G1-like7: MDSTPPASDPTQSTVESSIGSGSASASASASAAAAAAAAPPSRYESQKRRDWNTFLQYLKNHKPPLTLARCSGAHVIEFLKYLDQFGKTKVHVSGCAFFGHPNPPAPCACPLKQAWGSLDALIGRLRAAYEENGGRPESNPFGARAVRIYLREVREGQAKARGIPYEKKKRKRTAGAGDGGEGSGGGGGGPSSGGDGGGGDVDGGVSTAEIASGS; encoded by the coding sequence ATGGATTCAACCCCACCGGCGTCGGACCCAACTCAGTCAACCGTTGAGTCATCAATCGGGTCAGGGTCAGCATCAGCATCAGCGTCAGCATCAGCAGCGGCGGCGGCAGCGGCGGCACCACCGAGTCGGTACGAGTCGCAGAAGCGGAGAGACTGGAACACGTTCCTGCAGTACCTGAAGAACCACAAGCCGCCGCTCACGTTAGCGAGGTGCAGTGGGGCGCACGTTATCGAGTTCCTGAAGTATCTGGACCAGTTCGGTAAAACGAAGGTACACGTAAGTGGGTGTGCCTTCTTCGGGCACCCGAACCCGCCAGCGCCGTGCGCGTGTCCGTTGAAGCAGGCGTGGGGGAGCCTGGACGCACTGATCGGACGGCTGAGGGCGGCCTATGAGGAGAACGGGGGGAGACCCGAGTCGAACCCGTTTGGGGCACGAGCGGTGAGGATTTATCTGAGGGAGGTGAGGGAAGGGCAGGCGAAGGCGAGGGGGATACCGTACGAGAAGAAGAAGCGGAAGAGGACAGCTGGGGCGGGGGATGGAGGGGAGggaagtggtggtggtggtggtgggccaTCATCAGGAGGGGATGGGGGTGGAGGGGATGTGGATGGAGGTGTATCGACGGCTGAGATTGCATCGGGTAGTTAG
- the LOC131254304 gene encoding uncharacterized protein LOC131254304, with product MQAEAIRHFEEAFNSAPTLSVPDILSVIPSLVLAEDNDMLMKLPSFQETQQAVHSLPLDGMSGPDGFIGAFFSRCWDIIGSDIHKAAESFFRGENMPRAFTTTIICLIPKSLNPKKLSDFKPINLCNCIYKISAKIISSRLNSLLLKLISVEQGAFIKGRDIAKSIVLAQESIRDISRHVRGRNLVIKLNIKKAYGRVE from the coding sequence ATGCAAGCAGAGGCAATTAGACACTTTGAGGAGGCTTTCAATTCAGCTCCCACGCTATCTGTTCCAGATATATTGTCAGTGATTCCCAGCCTGGTTTTGGCTGAGGACAATGACATGCTAATGAAGTTGCCCTCATTCCAAGAAACCCAGCAGGCGGTGCACTCCCTCCCCCTCGATGGTATGTCTGGCCCAGATGGATTTATAGGTGCATTTTTTTCCAGGTGTTGGGATATCATAGGCTCTGACATTCACAAGGCAGCTGAGAGCTTCTTTCGGGGTGAGAACATGCCGAGGGCCTTTACCACTACTATAATTTGCCTCATTCCCAAATCCCTCAACCCGAAGAAACTCTCAGACTTCAAGCCGATCAACCTCTGCAACTGCATCTACAAAATCTCTGCAAAAATTATTTCTTCCCGCTTGAACTCCCTCCTGCTAAAGTTGATCTCTGTAGAGCAAGGGGCTTTCATCAAAGGTCGAGATATCGCTAAAAGCATTGTGCTAGCTCAGGAATCGATTAGAGATATAAGCAGACATGTTCGAGGCAGGAACCTTGTGATTAAGCTCAATATTAAGAAGGCGTATGGCAGGGTAGAATAG